Genomic DNA from Alicyclobacillus fastidiosus:
CAAAGTCGTAACGGGTCCCAATCGACTGTAGAAATCGGCGAGAGATTGTAGCTGTTCGACAGGCACATTTGTTTCACGTGAAACACGTTCTGCGTCATACTGCTCAAGGTGCTCAGACAACACCGACCAGCCCACAGAGTGATCTTCGAGAAACGCGTCATCGAGCGTGCCTTGGTCGCGGCAAATCCGCAAGACACCCAACGCAAGCAAGGCGTCTGTGCCCGGCCTCGGATATACACACAGATCAGCACGCCGCGCCACGTCCGTCGCCAATGGGTTGACAACAGCCAGCTTGGCGCCTCGCGCCTGCGCCTCTTTGATGAACGGCATCATGTGCACGTTGGTCGTCGCCACGTTGCGCCCCCACACCACGATGCCCTGACTGTGGCGAACCATATCGTCAGGCGCGTGGCTGCGAGCTTGGCCAAAATCATACCGCTGCGCTTCGAGCCCCGCTTCCCAACACAGGCTGCCAACTGTCTCGGTGCAGCCGCCTAATTGATAGAAAAACCGCTGGTTCAAGCTCTTGAGGAGTGCACCAGATCCCCAATCGAACGCGTGGAGAATCGCGTGGTGTCCATACGTGGTCACGGCCTTGCGAATCTCGCCTGCGATCTCGCGGTACGCTTGCGCCCACGATATTTGGACCCACTCGCCACCCTCCCGCTTCAGCGGATGTAGGATTCGATCCTCACCGTCGCGCCTCGCCCCCAAACGGCGGCCGCGGTTACAAAGAGCGCCCCGCGTGATCGGGTGCTCCGGGTTTCCCTCGAGACGCAGCCGGCCGTTTGCTTCCACCGTCGCGTGAATGCTGCATCCATCGTAGCAATCAAGTGGACAAGCCGTTTTGATGGTCAAGGTCTTCCCTTCCCTCATGCGCCACTAAGACCTTTCGAACCAACCGGTCAAACCGTGCACGGGGAATCAAGACGCTGTGCCCGCACTTCTGGCACTTAATCCGAATATCCATGCCCAGTCGGATCACCTCCCAGGCGTTCTCACCGCACGCATGTGGCTTTTTCATTCGAACAATATCGTGCATCCCATACTCAACCGGCATGATGATTGCCCCCGTTTAACGCACTGACGTCGCCTTTCAGAACCACCGTTCGATGTGCAACGGGTATTTCGATCCCGGCTTCGTCAAACGCTTCTTTGATCCGTTGTTGCGCCTTGCGCTGAACCCCCACTTGCTTGGTCGACGCGCATACAGCCGTCGCGCGAATCAGGACATCCGATTCCCGCAACTCCTGAACGCCCGAAATCGACACATCGCCGACGATATCCGCTTCGTCACGCTTTAACGTCGCTAACACGTCTTCGATGATCTTCATAGCTTGAGCAAGGTTCGCACCATACGACACGCCTACTTCGATCACGGCCAGAGAATTGGTACGCGAGTAATTCGTCACCGTCTCAATCTGGCCGTTCGGAATGATCTCCACTTCGCCGGTCCAGGCCTGTACGCGCGTCAGTCGAACGCCAATCGACATGACTGTTCCGGTGAAGCCATTGATTTGCACTGTATCTCCCACGCCGTATTGGTCTTCAAATAGAATGAATAGGCCCGTGATTAAGTCCTTGATCAGACCTTGCGCACCAAATCCTACAGCGAGACCAACCACGCCGGCTCCCGCGAGCAACGTGGCGATATTTAAATGAAAAACCGCCAGCGACTCAACGATGAACAAAAAGAATACTGTATACCGGATGATGTTCCCGAAGAGCGAGTCAAGCGTGTCCACCCGTCTCTTGTCCATCCGGCTGCGTTGCAGTCTCAATAACCTTCTCGTCAGTTTCAGGGCGAGCCGGATGATGATCCGAGCAATGACATACAGTGCGATCACCCGTATTAGGTCTTCCCCCACACCTATTAGCAGGCTCTCGATATGCTGGGGATCGACGAGATCGTGCTTGAACTGTTGCCACCAGGTTAAACTCTCCTGCACGTATCCCCCTCCTCCAAAGTCATTATGCCCATGATAACATAGCATGCAGACTTGGAAGGAAGCTCAGCAGCTCTGAAGAAAGCACGAAAAATATGGAATGGTTGAGCGCCTGGACGACGGAAGCGGACAGCGATAACCAAGAGAGATTCGCCATGAACCAAACACTCGTCCAAGCGAGAACGACGCCACACAATAGCCCGGATAGATTCGCGAGCACGCGGTCTCCCCAGATGACGCTCGGGCGGCCATCCCAAAACGCCTCCACGAGGTGTTCAATCACCATGAACAGCATAAAAATCGCCCACGTCATCAGGACTGTGAACATCCCCTGCAGGACGTGCAGCGCGATCCAGTGCGCATCGCCATGCACCCCGGCGGCCGCCGGAACAGGTGGAATGACAGCACCCACAGCACCCACGGGGCGAGTGGCTTCCTGCATCCGGTCTGTCAACCACATAAACGTATTGCCGGTCTCCATAAACCGCCTGGCAAACCATGGCGATACGTGCGTCGCGACGAACACCGACGTGAATATCGCGCCTACATATAAGAGAGCCCGTTCCGCACTCCGATTTCTGACCCACAACCAAGCCCAAAACACTTCTCCTAACAACACTACGTCAACCAAGGACGGTTCCCCTTTTCTTCTTCAACGCTTAGGACAGGTATAGTTGATGCTACGCGTACGTATACTGGGAATATTCCGTTGTAGGGGGATTCCCGTTGAAAAATAGCCAGACAGACTTTACGGAAGTGCCAGCGGGAGGCGTCATTGGACGAGTCGCGTTTGACGAACAAGACGCTGCTCGACAGTTAGAGGAATTTTTGGACCAGGGCCTAACGCTATGCCGACAATCTCAGATTTTAGTTGTTTGTGTGGGGACGGATCGGTCAACTGGGGATGCATTCGGTCCGATCATCGGATCGCGAATGAGGACACAGGCCCGCATCCCCGGCGTCGAGGTGCTCGGTACGTTGGACGAGCCAGTACACGCTGTGAACCTCGGATACACCTTAGAGCGGATCCAGGAGAGATATAAAGAAGCGCCGTTTATCATTGCCATGGATGCGTGCCTTGGAAAATTCGATCACGTCGGCCACATTACGGTGGAGCAAGGCCCGCTGCGGCCTGGTGCAGGCGTGAAGAAGAGTTTACCGGAGTTTGGAGACTTAACCGTGACGGGAATCGTCAACGTCAGTGGCTTTATGGAGTACTTTGTGTTGCAAAACACGCGTCTTGGAATCGTCATGAAAATGTGTGACATCGTGGTACAGTCGCTGCACAACAGCTTACAAAAGCATCAAATCACCCAGGCGATGCGGCTTGGTGTGTAGCCGCAAAGCCGCATTTATCCTGGGCAAAAGACAAAGCGGAGACGTAGTCTCCGCTTACGAACTCTTCACTTCAACTCGGGCTGGTGATTCACGGTGCATCACCGAATCGATGACCTTCTGCTCTTCGGATGTGAGCAGGTAATCTGAATCGCCACGATAAACCGGCTTGCCGTACGTCACAGAGTCATCTCGGCCGTAGATGGAGGTCAAGACCACACCATCACCCGTATCATCCAGGAGCGCCACCGAGTAACTCAAGTCGCTGCCCACTTCCGCAAACGCGTTGTACCGTTGCATGACGGGGGTAGAGACCTTATGTTGCAGGGCTTCGTGCATTTGTGACAAGGCCGTTTCCACTTCAGACATCTGCAGCTGAATCGACTTCACCGCTTGCTTTGTGCTCGCGAAGACGTCCTCCAGGTCTGACGTGGAGCTAATATCCTTCCACTGTAACAGACGACGCTTCATGCGCCGACTCGACGCCATTGCACTGATGGCAAGAATCAGGCAAATGATGGACAGGACTCCTGCGCCTAAGGCTATGTACAACAAATACGGCTGTAACAACTGCAAAAACATTGCGTCACTTCGTCCCTTCCTGCAACAATCCTCGTTCCTAGTATAGCGTGAAAACCAGTCATCACATCAACCAAATATTACTTTTCAAAATGTGTTCATGAAAGCGCATGAAACGCATGTAGCACATGCGGCGAACACACTTTTAAGACGGGAGCGATCACGATCGCCGGCAGGAGGTTGGCGACGGCAATTTTCTTTAACCCATACATGTTAAATCCAATTCCGATAATCAGTAATCCACCAGTGGCCGTAATACAGGCGATGACATCAGGCGCGTTCAGCACGTTGCCAGCCAAGTGGGAAATCAACGCGATCGCACCTTGATACAAAAACACCGGAACGGCGGATAGCCCCACTCCGAAACCTAGCGTTGTCGAGAACACGATAGAGGAGAACATATCCAACACAGACTTAGCAAACAGCGTACGATGTGCGTCGCTCAATCCGTCTTGAATCGAGCCCACAATCGCCATTGATCCGACACAGAACAGCAGCGTACCAGAGACAAAGCCTTCTGCGATCGGACCCTTGTAGATCTTTTGGACATGGACCTCCATCCAATGGCCAAATCGTAACAGGGCATTGTCGATGTTGATCCACTCGCCGATGACAGCGCCTAGCACCACACTGACAATGATGATCAGGTCGTCAGAGCTGTCGCCAAGCGCCATGCTCAAACCGATGAGCATCACGCACAGCGATAAGCCCTTCATGACCGTATCTTTCATACGGTCCGGGATACGTGGAAACGCTAGTCCGATGGCGGACCCCACCAGGATACACAACGCATCCACAATCGTCCCCAACAGAAACATCTAAGACACCGCCTACTGCATACTAGACAACATGAGGTGCATGATGCGCTCTAAGTCGTCCTCCGAGAAGTATTCAATTTCGATTTTGCCGCGCTTTTTCCCATGTTGAATGCGTACAGCCGTTCCTAAGTACTGTTGGACCTGTTCCTCATATCGTCGGTAGGCCGTCGGCAAGACCTGCTTTTGTGTTTCACGTGAAACATGTTTCTTGGGTTCGTAAATCACAGTCTCCAATTTACGAACGCTCCATTCCTCTTCCACCGTCTGATTGGCCAGTAAAATCTGCCGTTCTTTGTCTTCGACGGATAAAAGTGCCCGCGCATGGCCCATACTGAGATTACCTCGCGACACCATGTCGCGAATCGCCACAGGTAAATTCAAGAGTCGGAGCATGTTGGCGATGTGACTTCGACTTTGCCCCACACGTTGAGCCAGTTCATCCTGTGTCAATTCGCACTTATCGATCAGGTTCGCGTAGGCATCGGCGATTTCAATCGGATTCAGGTCTTCGCGTTGAAGGTTCTCAATGAGGGCGATCTCCATGAGCAGAACATCCGAGAGTTCGCGGACGACAGCAGGGACAACTTGGAGTCCAGCGAGTTTAGCCGCTCGAAAGCGCCGTTCACCCGCAACGATATCAAAACCACGCACTTCACTCTTTCGGACGATGAGGGGCTGTATGATCCCGTGTTCAAGAATCGATCGGGACAACTCGTGAAGTTTTTCCTCGTTAAACTCTCGGCGAGGTTGATACGGATTGGGGCGCAAGTCCCGCACGTCGACAGAGACTACGTGATCATGATCCGAAACGTTTAACTGTGGAATGAGCGCATCCAGCCCTCGTCCAAGACCACGTTTACTCAATTCCTATCACTTCCTTGGCTAATTCCATATAAGATTCAGCGCCTCGGGACTTCGGGTCATAATGAATAATCGGGCGACCGTGACTTGGTGCCTCACTCAACCGGACATTACGCGGAATGATCGTACGGTACACTTTGTCTCCAAAAAACTTCTTCACGTCCTCGATGACCTGCAGCCCTAAATTGGTACGGGCGTCCAGCATCGTCAGCACGACACCTTCAACTTCCAACGAGGTATTCAAATGCTTTTGAACAAGGCGAATGGTGTTTAACAATTGACTGAGCCCTTCCAACGCATAGTACTCACATTGGATTGGGATCAGTACGGAATCTGCTGCCGTCAGCGCGTTTACCGTCAGAAGGCCGAGGGAGGGCGGACAGTCGATCACGATGTAATCGTACTGCGAACGCATGGTCTGAACGGCCCGTCGCAGGCGCACTTCCCGCAGGATTGTCGGAACCAATTCGATTTCCGCACCCGCCAACTGAATGGTCGCCGGCAACAACGATAGATTCTCCAAACCTGAAGGCATCACCGCCTCGGTCATGGACACATCATTAATGATTACGTCATATACGCAATACTTCACGTCGGCTTTATTAATGCCTACCCCTGAAGTCGTGTTGCCCTGGGGATCAATATCGATGAGCAACACGCGTTTATTCAAAGTGGCTAAACACGCGCCGAGGTTGACCGCTGTGGTTGTCTTGCCGACGCCACCTTTTTGATTTGCAATGGCGATAACTCGGGCGTTGGACACAAACAGTCCTCCTTCATTCATGAAACATACATCCGAAGTGACTATTTCTCATTCTACTGCAAAATGGACTAGATGTGGCGACGAAAATGTACAGATATTCGACGATCCAAGCCATAGGGCAAAACAAAAACAGCGACCCCAGGGGTCGCTGATCGATGACACGAGCATTACTCCGCTTGGGAAACGGGCGTACTTTTGAGTTTTGGCACGCGAATCGTAAACTGATAATACTCTTCCTCGTCCGCTTCCTCGTAGTCTACAGTGAGCCCATTGCTTTCAATCATCTCAAGCGATTGTCGGATGGTGTTGACGGCCAGTCGGACGTCTTTGCTCAAGCCGCGCCGGCGCGGACGTCCTCGTTTCTGTCCCTCTTGCTGCAACCCAGCAAGTTTCGCCTTCACACGCTCCTCCATCTGCTTGACGTTCCAACCTTTGTCAACACATTCTTGAAGGAGCTCTATTTGCATGTCTTCGGAGGGAATCGCGAGCAATGCGCGCGCGTGACGCTCCGTGATCGTCTTCGTCAAAAGCGAGGCCTGCACCGCTTCAGGCAAGTTTAGCAACCGGAGTTTGTTTGCAATGGTGGATTGCCCCTTGCCCAAACGCTGCGCGAGGCTCTCTTGCGTCAAACCGTGCAACTCTAGTAATTGCTGATACGCGACGGCCTCCTCGATGGGAGTCAGCCCTTCGCGCTGAAGATTTTCAATGAGTGCCGCGGAAGCGGTCTGAGCGTCATTCATCTCTCGTACAATCGCAGGAATCGTTGTCCAACCCAGATGACGAACCGCACGAAGACGTCGTTCACCAGCAATCAGCTCATACGCGTTGTCCTTTTTGCGAACGACAATCGGCTGGATCACTCCGTGCGTATGAATGGTTTTCGCCAGTTCTTCAATCGCTTCTTGGTTAAAAATCGTTCGTGGTTGATATGGGTTCGATACAATGTCACCTACAGGGATGTCCACAACTTGTGTGTTCGCGTTCCCCGAATCGCGAAGATTAATAAACCGTCCCCACGCTTCTTTCATTCTTACCCCTCAATTCTCCACAGAACAAACAATATCTCGACACTGTTCTCTGGTTTTCACCACGAAAGCCCCAATTTCCTTCAGGTCGACAAACGTTATCAAGAAATTACAAGATTATGTGTTCATCGACACAGTACGACAAAGTACCGGAAGTTCACAAGGGTTTTCGTTGTGGAATACCCGCTTTGCGCGGATACGTGTTCGAGATTGGCGTGATCTGCTCAAATGCCACAATCGTGCGGGCGCCCATCTCAAGCGGAAGCGTATACGTCATCGGTTCCTTGAGCGCAGCGCCCAGCCGTTTGGCGGCGCGCAGCCCGTCCACGCGCTCGTCGTCAAACCCAGGCCCTTTGTACGAGAACCCGACACCTCCCACGCGCAAAAATGGACACATCAATTCCATCAAGATGTTCAAACGGGCTACCGCGCGCGAAACGACTACGTCGAACTGCTGGCGATAATCCATCTCCCTCGCCAAGTCCTCTGACCTAGCGTGGATTACGCGCACGTTCGCGAGGTTGAGCTCATCCACAACCGCCTGGAGAAATCCGACGCGCTTTTGCAGGGCGTCGTTGAGTACGAACTCGACGTCCTCCTCGACAATCGCGAGCGGGATGCCGGGGAATCCAGCGCCCGTCCCAACATCGATCACCCGAAGCCCCGGACGGACGATCTTCTTCCACTCCGGTACCATCAATACCGCCAAGCTGTCGTAAAAATGCTTCACATACACCTCTGGCTCATCCGTGATGGCTGTCAAGTTCATGCGCTCGTTCCAGTCGAGCAGGAGCCGTCGATAAGCATCGAGCTTCTTCAATTGTTCCTCGGTTAATGGCTTCGGCCATGGGATATCAAGCATTGGCAGCCTTTCCTCGCCAAGCCTCGAGATAGACAAGCAGAATCGAGATATCAGAAGGTGTGACTCCCGACACACGCGATGCTTGACCAACCGTCCTTGGGCGAATCTTCGTCAATTTTTCCTTTGCTTCCGTCGCGAGCCCAGCGATGCTGTAGAAGTCCACGTCCGCCGGAATGACCTTGTGCTCCAGACGCTTTTGACGCTCAATCACTTGTTCCTGCTTTTGAATGTAACCTGCGTACTTCGTCTGAACCTCCACTTGCTCGACAACTTCCGGTGCAAGTTCCACACCGCCGGTCGGGTCGAGTGTCTTGACGTGGTCATACGTCAGCTCTGGACGCCGCAGCAGTTGTTCCAACGTCACGCCGTCTTCAACCGGCTTCGAACCGTACTGCTCCAACTGCGGGTTCGCCATGCTCGGCTTGACGCGCGTCCTGCGCAGGCGCTGAAGTTCGACTTCGATCCCGGCGCGCTTCTTCATCATGCGATCATACGACGCCTCTGGAAGGAGACCTATGTCGTGACCAATTTCCATCAGTCGCAAGTCGGCGTTGTCGTGGCGCAGGAGGAGACGGTATTCGGCGCGGGACGTGAGCAGCCGGTACGGTTCATTGGTGCCTTTTGTGACGAGATCGTCAATCATGACTGCGATGTACGCATCCGATCTCGACAGAACCACCGGTTCTTCGCCGCGCACTTTCCGCGCCGCGTTGATTCCCGCGATAATACCCTGGCCTGCGGCTTCCTCGTAACCGGACGTTCCGTTGATCTGACCGGCTGTAAACAAGCCTTCAACCCGCTTCGACTCGAGACTTGGCCATAACTGCGTGGGAACGAGCGCGTCGTACTCAATCGCGTAACCAGGGCGCAGCATTTCCGCCTGTTCGAGTCCGGGAATCGTCCGCA
This window encodes:
- the yyaC gene encoding spore protease YyaC encodes the protein MKNSQTDFTEVPAGGVIGRVAFDEQDAARQLEEFLDQGLTLCRQSQILVVCVGTDRSTGDAFGPIIGSRMRTQARIPGVEVLGTLDEPVHAVNLGYTLERIQERYKEAPFIIAMDACLGKFDHVGHITVEQGPLRPGAGVKKSLPEFGDLTVTGIVNVSGFMEYFVLQNTRLGIVMKMCDIVVQSLHNSLQKHQITQAMRLGV
- a CDS encoding DUF554 domain-containing protein, whose amino-acid sequence is MFLLGTIVDALCILVGSAIGLAFPRIPDRMKDTVMKGLSLCVMLIGLSMALGDSSDDLIIIVSVVLGAVIGEWINIDNALLRFGHWMEVHVQKIYKGPIAEGFVSGTLLFCVGSMAIVGSIQDGLSDAHRTLFAKSVLDMFSSIVFSTTLGFGVGLSAVPVFLYQGAIALISHLAGNVLNAPDVIACITATGGLLIIGIGFNMYGLKKIAVANLLPAIVIAPVLKVCSPHVLHAFHALS
- a CDS encoding mechanosensitive ion channel family protein, with the protein product MQESLTWWQQFKHDLVDPQHIESLLIGVGEDLIRVIALYVIARIIIRLALKLTRRLLRLQRSRMDKRRVDTLDSLFGNIIRYTVFFLFIVESLAVFHLNIATLLAGAGVVGLAVGFGAQGLIKDLITGLFILFEDQYGVGDTVQINGFTGTVMSIGVRLTRVQAWTGEVEIIPNGQIETVTNYSRTNSLAVIEVGVSYGANLAQAMKIIEDVLATLKRDEADIVGDVSISGVQELRESDVLIRATAVCASTKQVGVQRKAQQRIKEAFDEAGIEIPVAHRTVVLKGDVSALNGGNHHAG
- a CDS encoding DUF951 domain-containing protein, whose amino-acid sequence is MPVEYGMHDIVRMKKPHACGENAWEVIRLGMDIRIKCQKCGHSVLIPRARFDRLVRKVLVAHEGREDLDHQNGLST
- a CDS encoding AAA family ATPase yields the protein MSNARVIAIANQKGGVGKTTTAVNLGACLATLNKRVLLIDIDPQGNTTSGVGINKADVKYCVYDVIINDVSMTEAVMPSGLENLSLLPATIQLAGAEIELVPTILREVRLRRAVQTMRSQYDYIVIDCPPSLGLLTVNALTAADSVLIPIQCEYYALEGLSQLLNTIRLVQKHLNTSLEVEGVVLTMLDARTNLGLQVIEDVKKFFGDKVYRTIIPRNVRLSEAPSHGRPIIHYDPKSRGAESYMELAKEVIGIE
- a CDS encoding DUF4446 family protein, with amino-acid sequence MFLQLLQPYLLYIALGAGVLSIICLILAISAMASSRRMKRRLLQWKDISSTSDLEDVFASTKQAVKSIQLQMSEVETALSQMHEALQHKVSTPVMQRYNAFAEVGSDLSYSVALLDDTGDGVVLTSIYGRDDSVTYGKPVYRGDSDYLLTSEEQKVIDSVMHRESPARVEVKSS
- the rsmG gene encoding 16S rRNA (guanine(527)-N(7))-methyltransferase RsmG, with product MLDIPWPKPLTEEQLKKLDAYRRLLLDWNERMNLTAITDEPEVYVKHFYDSLAVLMVPEWKKIVRPGLRVIDVGTGAGFPGIPLAIVEEDVEFVLNDALQKRVGFLQAVVDELNLANVRVIHARSEDLAREMDYRQQFDVVVSRAVARLNILMELMCPFLRVGGVGFSYKGPGFDDERVDGLRAAKRLGAALKEPMTYTLPLEMGARTIVAFEQITPISNTYPRKAGIPQRKPL
- a CDS encoding ParB/RepB/Spo0J family partition protein, encoding MSKRGLGRGLDALIPQLNVSDHDHVVSVDVRDLRPNPYQPRREFNEEKLHELSRSILEHGIIQPLIVRKSEVRGFDIVAGERRFRAAKLAGLQVVPAVVRELSDVLLMEIALIENLQREDLNPIEIADAYANLIDKCELTQDELAQRVGQSRSHIANMLRLLNLPVAIRDMVSRGNLSMGHARALLSVEDKERQILLANQTVEEEWSVRKLETVIYEPKKHVSRETQKQVLPTAYRRYEEQVQQYLGTAVRIQHGKKRGKIEIEYFSEDDLERIMHLMLSSMQ
- the noc gene encoding nucleoid occlusion protein; this translates as MKEAWGRFINLRDSGNANTQVVDIPVGDIVSNPYQPRTIFNQEAIEELAKTIHTHGVIQPIVVRKKDNAYELIAGERRLRAVRHLGWTTIPAIVREMNDAQTASAALIENLQREGLTPIEEAVAYQQLLELHGLTQESLAQRLGKGQSTIANKLRLLNLPEAVQASLLTKTITERHARALLAIPSEDMQIELLQECVDKGWNVKQMEERVKAKLAGLQQEGQKRGRPRRRGLSKDVRLAVNTIRQSLEMIESNGLTVDYEEADEEEYYQFTIRVPKLKSTPVSQAE